ATATATTTTGGGTCAATTTTGTGCAattttggttttataaaccACATCTTGTATGATAATTCTTAATAGTTTGGTTACTCATTTGAACACATTACCTGTTAGATATACATCAAGGATTTGTTAATAATTCTGTTACCATAGAAAGtgacttaaaatgtattgactttaattaaaacaaccaacaatttaaaagatattacaatttaatattgatcTTATAAATTATGCAGGAAATGAttgctaatattaataattattaatatgttcatttacattataaaaaaaaaaaaactattattttgcctacataatataatacttaaactgGAAACATTGTCTTTTACAgttgaaatgtaaataattcaaatataattttagtttgcttcaaaattaaaatcaaccaATCACTACTTAAAAAGTATtacattaaaacatataaatcaatagctagtaaataataaaaatgattaaatactgtCCGAAAAATCGGAATTGAATGTTTCTTGAGCACATAACAGTTTATGTTGATTTAAAAAGTAATCATTGGGTAGTAAAATCGAAATCTTAAAGTTGTAGACACTTGCTCACTTTcattttgtagtttttaattaacttcaacctaaaataaaacaaaataccatttatttattttaaatgcttttaattaattttgatgtcAGTTCaattacaatagtattataataaagtattctAAACAAAGACATTACAATTACTACTGTATATAGAAAAAGTATAAGAAATACAgtggtaatttttatattttacctaattaaattatattataattatttatttaaaaaaaaataaaaatagtgaaagagagaggggggggggggggtatgagTTAGCAATGGACATACAGCATACTATAAGtttattcagaataatattttaggaaatttAGTTTGATGTCTGCCAGGGTTGATAAatatgaagtttttttttaataaacaaaaaaacagttttttatgttttaatcacTTGTTgtgttgtttaatattaattaaaactcgTATATACTGATATCTCTAGAAAAAATGTGTCTAAGGAAATATTGGCTGTATGTGAACtgcggcaaaaaaaaaattttacattatacaatctGTGACAAAACCAATAAGATACTGCGGCAACCTATTTTATATACCTtctatatacttatactatattatagtacctaaatcATATATACCTACCCAGTGTACCTATGTacgtttatcatttaattaattatgtgatGTTGCATCTTGCGTAGAAATTGGTAAGGTAAatccaaatgtatttttaaattttaattatatttccatgtctcacaaatttaaaatgcttatgtTCTATGGAAAAAGTTTTTATGGACGGAACATTCCAGTTCTGTACTAAATTTTTTACCAGTTTTTTGTACTGCATGGTTTTAAAAATGGTATATATACGCCTCTGGTATATGCATTGCTTCCCAATAAACGTACATCGACTTatgaatatgtatttaaaaagttacGTGATGCATGTTTGACCGAAGGACTTGTACTTAACCCAAATATGTTcgtaattgattttgaaattggAATACACGAAGCGGTCCGCAGTATATGGCCAACCAGTATTATTCGTGGTTGTAATTTTCAACTTGGCCAAGCGTGGTttagaaaattacaaaatatgggtCTATCTAAACTTTATATTAAAAGAGACACAGATGaaggaaaatttttaaattatatttttggttttccGTTCCTTGAACCTGATGAAGTCGAAGATTcgtttgtttttgatttaattgcAGATATACCATCTAATAATCAAATAGTACGATTTTGTGATTATTTAACAGAAACTTATATGCAAGACATATTCCCTCCTTCTTTATGGGCATCGAAATCAgaagttataacaaataatgtATGTGAATCTTtccattcaaaatttaaatttaatttaattaaaatttaaatcatcatcatcatccatcactatataaatttatagatGCTCTACAGGATATTCAAGTTGAcacatatataaaaattaaaagtgcaAAAGAAGGGGTAAtacaaaaaagaaataaagCAACAacgcaaaaatacaaatttataaacaaacagcGGAAAATGAAAGAAGATGGACGAATTTCAAGatatgaatttttgaaaaaagtatgTTTTAAGAATAAACGACAAAATgctaattaggtacctattgtattattattttattttttaaaatttttttttgattttacgatACTTTTatgatcttataaaataatttttagtaataataatatttttcaatttttaaaattggttttttttatttttatgcctAATACTTTATGAGTTTCTAGAGACTTCTATGGAGtaaactattataggtaatgtTCATGTTACAAGATAgcgtattatacctaattaaacgataaacgtataatatataggttatcgtatcgatatgtattatataggtagtatatataaaaggtatataaaataagttgCCGCAGTTTGTATAATGTATCTTATTGGTTTTGTCGCagattgtataatgtaaaatttttttttgccggAGTTTACATATCAACTTTTAGAAAAGGATAATTTTGCCGCAGTTTACCATCTCCCGAAATATTAACCATAgctaaaaaatacattcaaccGTTGCCTCATCTGCAGGAATTGAAAGAATTTTTTCATCTTTTGGAATTGTCCATTCTACATTAAGAAATAGACTAGGTGTGGAAAAATCCTCAAAATTAGTTTctgtttttaaatcattaaatccaAAACAATAATtgccattttattattttaactttaaaaactaacaagtttattacaatattacctaaGACTATTTGGAAATGttatactttaaagtttaagtactaaactatttaatttaaatatgtttaacttattatttttaacagggtTAAGACTGatgtttttttctattgttatttttataaatttaaaatgaatttgttgttttaactatttaaactttaaagtctTAGTCTGGTCAGAGAAAATCCAACAagactattttgttttattatataattattcttttGTTATTACATCATTAACTAACTCCGaaacaataggtatttaaaatatttttttttaacaatgaaCTGATTTAATATATCATGACACATTGACATAATGTTCAACGTTTAAGGTTTAACTATTTATCTGCCATACCattcatttataaaatcaattcctttgatgataaaattaaaaataaattttacaagttttattcattaaaaaaatgttttgaacaaatgatttttttgctgtttaaaacaaaaaacaatttgtttttttagtagTTTAAATCacgttttaaacatttgttttaacgTGTCAACCCTGGTGTCTGTCTCCTGTCTGCTAACGAAgcatttaactataattatactatttatagaatgtacaaacaataaaaaatcataataacttaataaataataatatattatgatacatagcCGATTCATAGTACAAATGAGTGGTACGTGGAGAAAAGTTGTAAGAATCTCTGATCTGAATAATTGTTAtgttaaaatgcatttttttaaaaaaaatcatctagatTCTATAACATTAAacttacttttttataaaatgatccTGTTCCTGATTGTTAAGTTTTCCTTTCAATTTCTTAAGTGATATCATACATAATCCCATCAATGATTTAAAACACTGTCTGCGTGTAGTGTCAAGTGTAGGATTATCCCATTTTGGAATGGAGCTAACATGTTTCAATGCCATAACAACATAGTCTATAATAATCAGCCAATGATTGTTATCAGCCAAGTGCCTTCCATGATCAACTACAAAACGCTGGGgaaaaagattaaaataataacattgcaATGTCTAAATGTTATACCAGtagtaatttactaatttacttTAAACGCCAATATATGTTCCATGTAGAAGGAGTTTGGAGATTTTCTTGAACTGTGTTTTGATATTgacttgtaaatattatttactaaataagtCAGATGcttgtcaatatattttaaactatgcggtaaaatataatcatcctaataaattgaacaattgttagtgaaaaaaaaaaaaaaaaagtgtgtaaATACTCTACTTTTTCTAATCCGTCTACACTAAGAGGCGGGTCACTGACAACATGATGTAAAGTTATTACATTTGATGCTGGTTGTACTCGAGGAAGTTCATTTATTGGACTTATGCACAACTTCTTCTTAAGATTGGATGGGCtctaaacaaagaaaatattaaaactaattcacattaaataataatagaatgcaGTATTACGGTAGTGTCTTTCTCTGGATCATCAAATAGTAATCTTTTACGAGTTGTACTTGGAAAAATGGCTGaacttttatttgaattacaacCCTCCAATTCTGTCAGTAAATCCTGTTTGCATTAGAAAATACATTAAtgcaaatttatataaaaccaatcatatatcattatagttttttttttatgaatgaagcataatataaattaattgatcaaataaaaataatatctttaactAAAATTGACACTTTTGTCACttcattaaattaaagtattaaacaatttaatagttaGACATTTTAATGCTGAAATATGTGGAActagcttaaaaaaaataagaataaataccataatattaacatattttaaatattaaatctagtataaacaaaataatgatttaaatattataatattatgcaataataagaatgttatataataaatacctgtATTTGCTCATCGATATCAGAACTGCACATGCATTCTGTAATAATCTCACGTTTTTCTGTTGACAATTCTTCTGGACTATTATTTGGTGTCGGAAAGTTATTTACAACTGAGCTTACGGTATTGGTAAAGTGATCAATTCGGCTggtacctaaaatgtattttgaaaaattaaatattgacatgacatttttttcataataccaTACTTTGTTGAGACAATGTTAATTTTCCAAGTAGTTGTGCACATGTATTCCTCGAAAATGTTTTACCTGGACTGGGAGATTCCATTTTCAACTAGATCCCACTCAAtactatttctataaaaaaaatacaatgctTTTTATGattctttttattttgtatagttttaaacataaaacaatcaACAATAACATTTGTAatacaattgataaaaattaaattaaatatcactcatatgaatgaaaaattatttgaaattccgatgtaagtactataatatcaaatataataacaactaatATTAACCACCATTCTTGACAAAGCCATACATtgttattaaagaaatatatttaaatattatatattaatattaaatgtaaaactaatacattttttagttataacttcTAAGTACTAATTTATACATACAACTTGTATAATGAGTAACTGGATAagtgggtaggtatatattcaaaatgtatttttatatttttaccaattaggtatataagtatattaaatcagtatttattataattaaatactattaaaccatagatattatattattgtagaagATGCTGGTTTAGTGTaagaattgtaaatttaaatataaaacactgTGCTTAACATTATAAAGTTCTGGTAATTAGAGAATAGCaagtatgatatttttaatttgttattgaagtgtattttaatattctttcaaagttataaaataaaaatcaaatttgtaatgtacaaataaaacacagattaattttaaatggacattttatagtaggttcatattattatggattaggtacctaatagataACATTACAATGGAcagaattttgttataataatataatatctagtgGTATATAATTTGCgctataaatcaaaaatatagcAGTAttcaattgtacctatatattataacttatatctaGTCATACCGTAATAAgtcgattttaataattcaatgatgATGACCAATTGCGCAAAAAGTAccggacaatataataatatacaagtgctattatattactatttccCACGAATGGCATCGACGATCTTCATAATTGATTATCAATAACGGTTAACTATAAACATAACAAATGGATACGCTAAATGAACGACAATAACAGGAAACTACAACCAAAGATCGGTGTCGCTCGTCGCTGTATCATCTGTTGTACAGCGACAGAGTACGCCATTACGcggcaaaatataataacaacaatgcaGTCGCCGGTCTGTGTTGCGCGCGCTCACTACGGTGTAACGAGGGCTGCGGCGAGAAATAATTGTTGCGCGCATGCGACCACTGCACCTTGGACCAGCTGGCCACAGTGTCGTCCGACAACCGGTTCGTGTGTTCCCGCTCCGAATTTCGCTCCGACCAATCGACACCGTCCCCTTCACACTACAACCCCTGCACAGCTGACAGAGATAATGAAGCACCGCACGTACGGTTACAATACTCGATAATTGATGTAGGTACGCGATAAACATTATTTGTTCGGAGGGAGCAAAACTAAATAATGACGGAATCGACCCTCCCGCGACCCCGGGGTAATAACGAAACGTATGTTATACAGcggatatagccatataggttatGGTCGAGATTGTCACTTGTTCCGATACATTGAGTACCTACTTAGTATGATGGTCGCGTCTGATctagataatgatattatgataaatgatttatgtataataaataataattgatcgtattcaataaaattatgttttatccTGCGTCTACACGTTTACCagctatacataaatacataataattcctTCCGAGCACTACTTACTCGATGAAGAATAAAGACTAGGTAGCTGTTTAATAAATGCACGAATAGGGTGGAGCATGGTAGTTGGGGGAGTGTAGGTTGGTGGAAACTAATACCCCTCCATCATTAACATAATTAGAACATGTGCAAATATTCATATTCCctattatactacaatataaATCGTTTACGGTTGATATCGGTGGCGCGTTCTTACTattgggtaggtaggtaccacgtTTATATGCAAACGTAATCAATGCACAAAGATAATTTTGAATAGTTAAGCGCAATAATAGAATTTTCAAGTCCCATGAGGCTGATGTGCATTAACGatatacataatgtaaattatgattataccataaattataggattattttaagtaaaattcaTAACCTACTCACCTGTAGACTGCAGTGTGTGGCGGGCGGCGGCAATGGAAGACTATAGATGCAAGCAGTCGGGACAGCAGCTGTGACCAAAATGGTGAGTGATATCTCAGCGAATATCTTTGAGCCGACTGGTTGGCCGTGCGTTGGTCAGTGCATGCGTAGGGTAAGAATTTTAGtgggaaatatattttatgaacattgcCGCATTAAGACATTTTGGACTCCGGTGCAAAAAGAAATTGGCACCCCCGTAAGGAGTCTACCCACGAGAACATAGGCATGCGCACAGGTGTGTTATGTATCAGTATCTCTCCCAGTAGCCTGTGGCTATCTGTACGACTTTTATTCATTCTAGGACTTTAATAggacaaaaaaaatagtacGATTGATAACTCACGCTGATGAGATATGAACAAATTTAGATAACCAGTTAAATACAATAaccactaataattaaataactcatCACTGCCGTTGAATGTTCAAGGTCAATCGTAATAGTGTCTACAGACTACAGTCCTCGACTTGGCAAAATTAAAGTGAGGGGActctgtttaattttaaaaaagagcGCCCCCATCACTTGTTAAACGTTATTGAGCCTCGTGGCTTTGCCCCCACACCCTCTAATAACcctttttaaatcatataaaaaatatttataaataatcaattaaaaaaacaagacaTTTAATTactgtatgtacctattatatatattatagttattaataataacaaactcaaacagataataaaataaaataaattaaaattttagtaataattagttaatattgttgattaattaatttatagaacCACGGTAATGAAATAATCCATAAGACAAATTTATTATGATGGTATCTCAcgcatattaataaaaatgtggaATGAAAAAGCGTCCCCTGTGTtccccttaaaaataatattaggggtACGCTAAAAGTTCTGAAAAAATAATTGGGGAACTCATTCTCCCTGCGTACTCCCCAAAGTCGAGTACaagtgataatatttatttctattccAAGACGTTTATTTCTacttttacttataaaaaactCAAACCTATAACtttctattattaaaaatttgattttaagttGTAGTgatgtaatgattttatttgatattcaataatgtaggtgtattataatttattattaaaagatatttataaaaatataataaaaatacctacttatttttttaataatgatctATTTGTTGAaacatatataaacatttttttgtgaaaCACAAGTAGGTACAATAAGGGTAGGTACTAATAGGGATTAAAATGCCGGTAACTTTTCAGAAAAATTCAggaaaatattttaggaaaaaaacgtttttttttggaGCTTCggaaaatatggaaaaattgcagaatattaaaataaaacatttccaaaaaaaagttttcggaataaatttttggtaaattataaaattacatttacgcttaaaaattaaaataattatatatataactattgagTTGAAACCCTTTGCGAGCTGttgtttaatataggtaatcttCGACAGTTGTAACATATCGCATGTACACGGAACACCGGTTATAATGCGAAAGGGACGGAAGCGGGGGGACCGTAACACACTACGATTTCTGTATGAACAcgtattatttgtttatgtattatcTTTTGTAAAAGGGCAGGTGGTTTATGGTTTTAAACCCTCCAACACCACCACAACCATCCTTGTGCATTGAGTTTACCTCTCTTtaccttttttaattatacaatgtgGTTGGATGTGCCGACTGAAAAATGTGGTTCAATGAGGGAGGGGTCGTCACAACGCTTtaaccccccccctcccccctcttGCTGGTCCTGTGCTTAGACGTGGTGCCGCCATCATTTATTGACAAATACAATACATGCAACCATAAATAAAACGATTAACAATTCGAGCGTTGCTCGGTACAAAAAAGAGAGGGCTTTATCCCTCTAATTTTCACCTtcggtgtataataatttttatcttaacTAAGTGTCAAGTTTGTAGCTAAGGTGAGGGCTGCTGGTTCTGCATCTCACTCTCTCTAGCTTCCTTTCCGGACATGATATTTTCAACCATCCGGGTTAGGTTAGTTGGCAACGTCGTTCCGCATCGTCTTCGATCAGGTCGTCCATGAAGGGCGTGCAGAGAAGGTCCACGATATAACCACTTATGGtggcaatttatataaaacaactaGATAGCTATAAAGTTACTAtctatataaatctatatactattatagatatgtttatataattgtatatatttgtggTTGTTTCAATCAATTTAACGATATCTCATTCGTTTaatggtaattaaaaatatataccatcgCACATTATTAGAGCTCTTCCACGAGAAACATTTTGTAGTGCTCTTGTGCTCCAAAATCATTGCATGACTagatatacataaaattataattgctaattatttatcatcattaaAGACGTATATAGAGATTTAGCGCTCTAGGTCATAATCATTTTTAGCACcctgataataaacaaatacctactatatttaagaaaacacacaataacaaaaaataaaactacataatatgtattataaacagTTGATATAAACAGTTATTGTTTACGATCaagagtaatataaaatatacgaaattaaataaaaatgtaataatatattcataaatcaaagtcagttttgttgaaaaattagtatttggttggcaaataaatttattacagaCAATATAAGATATCTGACGAGTTTAAAcgtttttcagttattttggATCCACAGGTAcctgaattaattatttttagaactgAATAAGACCAATTTGATATGGAATAACCATTCAACGATCttggaattattttaattttataatacaactgAACACTTATCGTAGcattaaaataccttaaaaataaatgcagttccttccaaaatattcaaataggtaATAATCATACATAGGGCTGACGGTATTTTTGGTATACCATAAATATCGGTATaccggtattttaaaattattttggtaaacggTATACCGTAAAAAACCGAACTGTTTCGGTATACTGAAACCGAAATTATtcggtatacctaaataccgaTATGGTACGTTAtaccgaaataataaatacaatttaactagtattgatattttttacttttattgtttcacattatatactttattatatcctataatatataatattatctatatatataaaattaagtgtacattttgaataaattttataactcaagatccaccaaaccgatttcgataaaaaaaattagagcatattaatattgatatgtagatggtttctgtgaagtttgtacgctgtgcgataagtggttccggagttatggcctcttaagtgcacacctggcgacatggccaaaaacaacaacagcGTCTATATCTCGAAAATGGCTGCTCCAATCGGATAatctccgaaactactgaaccaattatttcaccaatagaaagccacattatttgtgagtgtcataggctaatttaaaaagggaattgatcacccccggtaggtgctcaaacaggaatttttgtttattaatggttgctatgggttatatatatatatatgtataaattaatgtttgtgtgtagattagacttctgggaagaagatagacaaatttaaaaagggttaaatttgttttcttattttcgtcggattttagtatggttataggttaggttaggtttttttattaattgattatattaatccaccgtaagtggaattaagtaaaaacgacaaactgggtataactttgatactttagagttaaatccatacagttacgtacaaacagcacgaaGTCCGCAATCTataccacaggtagattgcctacctgataatatactgctgtgaaACAGAATTtgtattccaggcaacagaaaagttaagataaattttgaacaccatacaccgaatattaaataacgaattgaacaaagtttgagtcatatagagttggtacatttaacaggcaacaaagtgcacggggtcagctataatctataatattgccaTTTGCTATTGATACTAGAAAACAGCTTTAAAACCATTCATTCGGTTTTTTACGGTATAccgtttaccaaaataattttaaaataccagtATACCGATAATATCGTCAGCCCTAACCGTACCATAtcggtatttaggtataccaAATCATTTCGGTTTTTCGGTATACTGTTTCAAACCGGTATTGAAATCAATACCGTAATaccgaaaattattttcaataccgtCAGCCCTAATCATACATAGACCAGCCAATAGAGATCCAAAATTGGTGTTAGcttgtaaaaaatactaaagTTTTGAAACTTAGCAGGAAGTTTTATGTTGGGACCCTGATTAATCA
This genomic window from Metopolophium dirhodum isolate CAU chromosome 1, ASM1992520v1, whole genome shotgun sequence contains:
- the LOC132941617 gene encoding uncharacterized protein LOC132941617; the encoded protein is MCSSDIDEQIQDLLTELEGCNSNKSSAIFPSTTRKRLLFDDPEKDTTSPSNLKKKLCISPINELPRVQPASNVITLHHVVSDPPLSVDGLEKDDYILPHSLKYIDKHLTYLVNNIYKSISKHSSRKSPNSFYMEHILAFKRFVVDHGRHLADNNHWLIIIDYVVMALKHVSSIPKWDNPTLDTTRRQCFKSLMGLCMISLKKLKGKLNNQEQDHFIKKLKLIKNYKMKVSKCLQL